In one window of Microtus pennsylvanicus isolate mMicPen1 chromosome 2, mMicPen1.hap1, whole genome shotgun sequence DNA:
- the Prokr2 gene encoding prokineticin receptor 2, with translation MAAQNRTVSFAPGLNLPQDHASSLPFNFSYGDYDLPLDEDEDMTKTQTFFAAKIVIGVALAGIMLVCGVGNFVFIAALARYKKLRNLTNLLIANLAISDFLVAIVCCPFEMDYYVVRQLSWEHGHVLCASVNYLRTVSLYVSTNALLAIAIDRYLAIVHPLKPRMNYQTAWFLIALVWMVSILIAIPSAYFTTETILVVVKNQEKTFCGQIWPVDQQLYYKSYFLFVFGLEFVGPVVTMTLCYARISQELWFKAVPGFQTEQIRKRLRCRRKTVLLLMGILTAYVLCWAPFYGFTIVRDFFPTVFVKEKHYLTAFYVVECIAMSNSMINTVCFVTVKNNTMKYFKKMLLLHWRPSPYGSKSSADLDLKTSGVPATEEVDCIRLK, from the exons ATGGCTGCCCAGAACAGAACCGTTAGCTTTGCGCCTGGCTTGAATCTGCCTCAAGACcatgcctcctccctccccttcaacttcAGTTACGGTGATTACGACCTCCCCCTGGATGAGGATGAGGACATGACCAAGACACAGACCTTCTTCGCAGCCAAGATTGTCATTGGCGTGGCTCTGGCAGGCATCATGCTAGTCTGTGGCGTCGGCAACTTTGTCTTCATTGCTGCCCTCGCCCGCTACAAGAAGCTACGCAACCTTACCAACCTCCTCATTGCTAACTTGGCCATCTCAGACTTCCTGGTGGCGATCGTCTGCTGCCCCTTTGAGATGGACTATTACGTGGTACGTCAGCTTTCCTGGGAGCACGGCCACGTGCTTTGCGCCTCTGTCAACTACCTGCGTACGGTCTCGCTGTATGTCTCCACCAATGCCCTGCTGGCCATCGCTATTGACAG atACCTGGCCATTGTCCACCCCTTGAAGCCGCGGATGAATTATCAGACCGCCTGGTTCCTGATTGCTTTGGTCTGGATGGTCTCCATCCTTATCGCCATCCCATCTGCCTACTTCACCACCGAAACCATCCTCGTTGTTGTCAAGAACCAGGAAAAGACCTTCTGTGGCCAGATCTGGCCGGTAGACCAGCAGCTCTACTACAAATCCTATTTCCTCTTCGTCTTTGGCCTTGAGTTCGTGGGCCCAGTTGTCACCATGACCCTGTGCTATGCCAGGATCTCCCAGGAGCTTTGGTTCAAAGCTGTACCTGGCTTCCAGACGGAGCAGATCCGCAAGCGGTTGCGCTGCCGCCGCAAGACCGTGCTACTACTCATGGGCATCCTCACGGCCTATGTGCTGTGCTGGGCACCTTTCTATGGCTTTACCATCGTGCGAGACTTCTTCCCCACTGTGTTTGTGAAGGAGAAGCACTACCTCACCGCCTTCTACGTCGTTGAGTGCATCGCCATGAGCAACAGCATGATCAACACTGTGTGCTTCGTGACGGTCAAGAACAACACCATGAAGTACTTCAAGAAGATGCTGCTGCTGCACTGGCGGCCCTCTCCCTATGGCAGCAAGTCGAGCGCTGACCTTGACCTCAAAACCAGTGGGGTGCCGGCCACCGAAGAGGTGGATTGTATCAGGCTGAAGTAG